The Candidatus Methylomirabilis limnetica DNA window GACCTCGTAGGCTCCATTCAGGTGCAGCTTGCCATACTTCCGGGCTAGCTTGACCGCTCCCTCGTTGGCCTCAGCTCCACTGTTGCAAAAGAAGACTTTTGCCAGACCGCTCGCCGAGGTCAGTAGCTCTGCCAACTCAATCTGTGGGGTTGTATAGACATCCAGGCTCGCCAGGATTAGGCGCTCCGACTGCTCTCGAAGAGCCTCTACGATCACAGGATGGCAGTGGCCCAGGCTGCAGGCGGCCCATCCGGCAATGAAGTCGAGATACTCCTTCCCGACCTCATCCCACACCCTCGCCCCTTCGCCACGGACGAGCGTCACCCCAAGACGCCGGTGGCCCGTGTCCATGAAATACCGTTTATCCAACTCTACCCAATGGTTCATGATCCGTCCCGATCCAGGCTCAGGGCCAGGCACTTGGGCCCGCCTCCGGCCTTGAGAAACTCCGTGGTCTCGACCTCGTGAACGTGATACCCGGCCTCGGTGAGCGTCCGAGACAGGTGGGGACAGCCGGCGTTGACGACCACTGACCGCCCGATGACCAGTGCATTGCAGGCCAACCGTTTAGCCTCCGCCTCCGTCACCGGGAGAAGCTCAGGAATAGCCTCTTTCAGGAGCCGCTGCGAGGCGGGACTGAACGCCTCCGGATAGTACGCTGCCCGGCCCGGTTGGAGCGGACACAAGCAGGTGTCCAGGTGATAGAACCATGGATCGGCGAGCTCCAGGGAATGGACGCGTAGCCCCAGGAGCTCCGCCAGAAGCTGATGGGCATGCAGCTCCGAACGAAAGCGGTGCCCGGCAAACAGGTCATTCCCGCAGAAGAGCGCATCCCCCTCCCCTTCAAAGAAGGCGGGTTCGGGAAGACAGGCCACCCGATAGTTCCGCTCTGCAAACCACTGTGTGCAATGAGGAACTTCCGCCTCGCGCTCACGGTACCGGAACCGGCTACTCACAAAGAGGCCATTCACCAGGAGCCCGGCGTTGGCGGTAAAACAGAGGTCAGGCAACCCCGGAACCGGTGGCAGGAGCTCCACCTGAACCTGTAGCCCTTCGGTGAGGAGTCGATAGAGCGCCTCCCACTGCCTCACGGCGACTCCCCGGTCCGCCTGGTGCCCTCGATCCATCCAGGGATTGATCTCGTAGTAGATCCCGTAATGGTCGGGACGACACATCAGTAGCCGGGTCATGGCTACACGTCGGTACTAAGGCCTTGAGCCATTCTGATCTCGCGACCGTGATTGACGGTCCACGCCACTTTGTGCGTCAGGAGATCCAACAAAGGCCAGGAAGCCGGAACACCCGTCCCGCTCTTCTTTATCCCGCCGAATGGCAGATGTACCTCGGCGCCGATGGTAGGCAGATTCCAGTACCCGACGCCAAACTCACACTCCTCCCGAAGACGACGGGCGATCCGGTAATCTTCGGTGATTACGGAACAGGCCAGGCCATACTCCACATCGTTGTGGATGGCCACGGCCTCTTCCAGCGTTCGGAAGGGGATCAGAGCAACATGCGGCCCAAAGACCTCTTCGTGGAGCACCCTGGCATCTCTCCGATGAGCCATGCGATAGATGAAGGGGCTGAAGAAGTAGCCGTGCCGATAGGCCCCTTCCTCCAGGCGTCCGCCATCCAAGAGTACCTCGGCCCCCTCCTGCTTCGCCAGCAGGTTATAGAAACTGACCTTCTTCATCGCCGCCTCGTTGATGAGCGGGCCCATAAAGACCTGAGGATCGAGCGGATCGCCGATGACGATCCGCCGCGCCATGGCGACAAAGGCCTTCGCGAACTCCTCCATCCGGCTCTCATGGATAATGAGGCGAGAAGCCGAGGTGCAGCGCTGCCCTGTCGTCTTGAAGGCGCTGAGTATCGCGGCCCGGACGGCCAGATCAAGATCGGCATCCTGGCAGACGATCATCGCATTCTTCCCGCCCATCTCACAGGCGTACATCTTGCGATAGTCCTTGGCGCACGCCTCCTTGATCCGTGATCCCACCTCATACGAGCCGGTGAAGAGTACTACCTCGACGTCAGGGTGGGTCACCAATGGCCACCCTGCATCCCCTCCCATGCCCTGGACGAGATTCAGAACGCCTGGAGGAAGCTCGGCCTGCTCAAAGCACTCAACGATCTTCTCCCCCACCAACGGGGTGTTCCCGGACGGCTTGAAGACCACCGTGTTCCCTTCGAGCAGGGCCGGGGTGATCAGCCAGATGGGAATCGCAAAGGGGAAATTCCAGGGGCTGATAACCGTGACCACCCCTTTCGGCTTGCGGAACATGTACGCATCCTTCTCGGCGAGCTCCGAGGGGAGGGCCTGACCGGAAGGAAGCCGCGCGTGGCCGAACATATACTGCGCCATGTGGATCCCCTCGACGACATCGGCCTTGGCCTCGTTGTACGCCTTGCCGGCCTCG harbors:
- a CDS encoding dimethylarginine dimethylaminohydrolase family protein, whose translation is MTRLLMCRPDHYGIYYEINPWMDRGHQADRGVAVRQWEALYRLLTEGLQVQVELLPPVPGLPDLCFTANAGLLVNGLFVSSRFRYREREAEVPHCTQWFAERNYRVACLPEPAFFEGEGDALFCGNDLFAGHRFRSELHAHQLLAELLGLRVHSLELADPWFYHLDTCLCPLQPGRAAYYPEAFSPASQRLLKEAIPELLPVTEAEAKRLACNALVIGRSVVVNAGCPHLSRTLTEAGYHVHEVETTEFLKAGGGPKCLALSLDRDGS
- a CDS encoding aldehyde dehydrogenase family protein; the protein is MEGKNYIGGRWVEAVGGARFESRNPAKFDQVLGVAALSNREDAEQAVAAAKAAFHGWRALSRVRRGEYLDRFVEAIKAQTEEITRLVATEAGKAYNEAKADVVEGIHMAQYMFGHARLPSGQALPSELAEKDAYMFRKPKGVVTVISPWNFPFAIPIWLITPALLEGNTVVFKPSGNTPLVGEKIVECFEQAELPPGVLNLVQGMGGDAGWPLVTHPDVEVVLFTGSYEVGSRIKEACAKDYRKMYACEMGGKNAMIVCQDADLDLAVRAAILSAFKTTGQRCTSASRLIIHESRMEEFAKAFVAMARRIVIGDPLDPQVFMGPLINEAAMKKVSFYNLLAKQEGAEVLLDGGRLEEGAYRHGYFFSPFIYRMAHRRDARVLHEEVFGPHVALIPFRTLEEAVAIHNDVEYGLACSVITEDYRIARRLREECEFGVGYWNLPTIGAEVHLPFGGIKKSGTGVPASWPLLDLLTHKVAWTVNHGREIRMAQGLSTDV